The nucleotide window AATGTGaacatctaaatttttttcaaaaattgcactcacGCGTATTGTCATCCAAGTCCCTCAACTGTATACCTTAACTCCAACTATAGACTATAAATTGTCAGTCCTGAAATTGGTCTTGAAGTCCGAAGTGCACAAATACAAAGACGCTGTACCACAAAGACAACAAATAAACGATTGAAAAATTATGTGTAAggcaagttttttatttttattttaaccccATCGATTACatgcaaaattcatttttctggtTATAAATTGCCTCGTTCttgctttttcctcttttattgtAATAATGGGCCATTGTAACAGCCATCAACTCGTAATTGGAGAGAGCTGTCCGATGCAGCGCATTGTTACGGAGAGTTACAGGAGGTCGTTGCggtcgtttttttaaattaaattaaataattaaatacaCAGCATGGAGAGGCATTAAGAAGGATGATGTCAAACTTTTACCTCAGTATTTGTGTTCGTGTAGTTTTAGTCTGAGAGGGAAGAAACAGCTTTTGATTGGCCAAGGACAGATTTTAGTTTGCTTTTTTTCCGCTGGATAATTCTTTCCATGATCTCATTAGCTTGCATAGTATTATAAACATTCATTGCGTAATAACAAGAGCCTGCTCTACATTTAACCTCAGGGTTTTCACAACATTGAAAGTGGAACAGGCATCTCTGAAATAGG belongs to Bemisia tabaci chromosome 6, PGI_BMITA_v3 and includes:
- the LOC109038157 gene encoding uncharacterized protein isoform X3, with protein sequence MNPVRNHPLRLLEFCFLTLFLLTHSSSACVPLLSRCLFHFQCCENPEVKCRAGSCYYAMNVYNTMQANEIMERIIQRKKSKLKSVLGQSKAVSSLSD